A single genomic interval of Salvelinus namaycush isolate Seneca chromosome 41, SaNama_1.0, whole genome shotgun sequence harbors:
- the LOC120034117 gene encoding DELTA-stichotoxin-Hcr4a-like — translation MAESAEAVVANLSSRRNVTIEITNLTNNYCLINPKVFLESGDTYHPPQPTVRPLKTEVCTFSKSSAKATGSYGVLTYDLFEKSRNDYIETVALMFGVPWDYNIYKNWFAVGISNKGRACDASLYKEMYNEKTQKGFIREEANGSGITYEGNYLDIKATMSPMGRAIMKVEVWDKLFTPSQQTH, via the exons ATGGCAGAGTCAGCCGAGGCCGTGGTAGCTAACCTGAGCAGCAGGAGGAATGTCACCATTGAGATCACCAATCTCACAAACAACTACTGTCTCATCAACCCAAA GGTATTCCTGGAGAGTGGGGATACCTACCACCCTCCCCAGCCCACAGTGCGCCCCCTAAAGACCGAAGTCTGCACGTTCAGCAAATCAAGCGCCAAGGCAACGGGCAGCTATGGCGTTCTGACCTATGACCTCTTTGAGAAGTCCCGGAACGACTACATCGAGACGGTGGCCCTCATGTTCGGTGTGCCCTGGGACTACAACATCTACAAGAACTGGTTCGCCGTGGGCATCTCCAACAAGGGCCGAGCCTGTGATGCGTCACTGTATAAAGAGATGTACAACGAAAAGACCCAGAAAGGTTTCATAAGAGAAGAAGCCAATGGCTCAGGGATCACCTATGAAGGGAACTACCTGGACATCAAGGCCACCATGTCCCCCATGGGCAGGGCCATCATGAAGGTGGAGGTATGGGACAAGCTGTTCACTCCCAGCCAGCAGACCCACTAA
- the LOC120033970 gene encoding bryoporin-like, with translation MPENAEAVSATLTTNRNCTIELTNVTTGYCLINPKVYMSSGYCYHPPQPTVRPAKTEVCSFTKDDDTATGAVGVLTYDLFHMQSRVCSERMAIMFSVPYDYNFYKNWLGVGVFDVARACDKQLYNHMYNEKDFSKFVRSEASGSGVVYKAQHVDLRATMSNVGKSIIKVELYDQMGHK, from the exons ATGCCAGAGAACGCAGAGGCCGTTTCAGCCACTCTAACCACCAACAGGAACTGTACTATAGAGCTCACCAATGTCACCACCGGTTACTGTCTCATCAACCCCAA GGTGTATATGTCCAGTGGTTACTGCTACCACCCACCCCAGCCCACCGTCCGCCCCGCCAAGACAGAGGTGTGCTCCTTCACCAAGGATGACGACACAGCCACGGGCGCCGTGGGGGTCCTGACCTACGACCTTTTCCACATGCAGAGCCGCGTGTGCTCAGAACGCATGGCCATCATGTTCTCTGTGCCCTACGACTACAACTTCTACAAGAACTGGCTGGGGGTGGGCGTCTTCGACGTGGCACGCGCCTGCGACAAGCAACTGTACAACCACATGTACAATGAGAAGGACTTCAGCAAGTTTGTCCGATCAGAGGCCAGTGGGTCAGGAGTGGTGTACAAGGCCCAACACGTAGACCTGAGGGCCACCATGTCCAATGTTGGGAAGTCCATCATTAAGGTGGAGCTCTATGATCAAATGGGGCACAAATAA